The following are encoded in a window of Saccharothrix longispora genomic DNA:
- a CDS encoding ABC transporter substrate-binding protein, translating to MVHSRTARRRWTAAIGLTGVAALALSACAQSERDGDSGAGQVGGTLTFGAAGAPKLFDPFYATDGETFRVSRQMYEGLVGFKPGTAEVEPALATKWESTPDGKTWTFTLKEGVKFHDDTDFNAEAVCFNFERWYNQKGAGQSDAVSQYWLDNFGGFADTPDKPSLYKSCKASDPKTAVIELNEATSQFPSVLGFTSFSISSPAALKQYDADNVVAAGDSFTYPAYANEHPTGTGPFKFSKFDKANNVVELVRNDGYHGEKAKLDKIVFRIIPDETARKQALEAGDIDGYDLPNAADWPGLKEKGFNVAVRPAFNVLYLGINQKNNPKLQDLKVRQALMYAINREQLVKSQLPEGASVATQFMPDTVEGYNGSITEVKYDPEKAKSLLAEAGASDLTLNFYWPTEVTRPYMPSPKDIQSAIAGDLEKAGIKLNVTSKPWNGGYLTDVDQGIPDLFMLGWTGDNGTPQNWIGTFFGRTDNRFNTSASPWGQALADELAAANSEPDEAKRKGMYEDLNKKIMEEYLPAIPVSHSPPALVLKSDIKGVVPSPLTDERFGPASKG from the coding sequence ATGGTTCATTCCCGAACGGCACGGCGCCGTTGGACGGCCGCGATCGGCCTGACCGGCGTAGCCGCGCTCGCACTGTCCGCCTGCGCTCAATCCGAGCGGGACGGAGACTCCGGGGCCGGCCAGGTCGGCGGCACGCTCACCTTCGGCGCAGCCGGAGCCCCGAAGCTGTTCGACCCGTTCTACGCCACGGACGGCGAGACGTTCCGCGTCTCCCGCCAGATGTACGAGGGTCTCGTCGGCTTCAAGCCCGGCACGGCCGAGGTCGAGCCCGCTCTCGCGACCAAGTGGGAGTCGACGCCGGACGGCAAGACGTGGACATTCACACTGAAGGAAGGTGTGAAATTCCACGACGACACGGACTTCAACGCCGAAGCGGTGTGCTTCAACTTCGAGCGCTGGTACAACCAGAAGGGCGCCGGCCAGTCCGACGCCGTTTCGCAGTACTGGCTGGACAACTTCGGCGGCTTCGCGGACACCCCCGACAAGCCGTCGCTGTACAAGTCCTGCAAGGCGAGCGACCCGAAGACCGCGGTCATCGAGCTGAACGAGGCCACCTCGCAGTTCCCGTCGGTCCTGGGCTTCACCTCGTTCTCGATCTCCAGCCCCGCGGCGCTCAAGCAGTACGACGCGGACAACGTCGTCGCGGCCGGTGACAGCTTCACCTACCCGGCCTACGCCAACGAGCACCCGACCGGCACCGGTCCGTTCAAGTTCTCCAAGTTCGACAAGGCGAACAACGTCGTCGAACTGGTGCGCAACGACGGCTACCACGGCGAGAAGGCGAAGCTCGACAAGATCGTCTTCCGGATCATCCCGGACGAGACGGCGCGCAAGCAGGCGCTGGAGGCCGGCGACATCGACGGCTACGACCTGCCGAACGCGGCGGACTGGCCGGGCCTGAAGGAGAAGGGCTTCAACGTCGCGGTGCGCCCGGCGTTCAACGTCCTCTACCTGGGCATCAACCAGAAGAACAACCCGAAGCTCCAGGACCTGAAGGTCCGCCAGGCGCTCATGTACGCGATCAACCGCGAGCAGCTGGTCAAGTCGCAGCTGCCCGAGGGCGCGTCCGTGGCGACGCAGTTCATGCCGGACACGGTCGAGGGCTACAACGGCTCGATCACCGAGGTCAAGTACGACCCGGAGAAGGCCAAGTCGCTGCTCGCCGAGGCCGGCGCGTCCGACCTGACGCTGAACTTCTACTGGCCGACCGAGGTCACCCGGCCGTACATGCCGAGCCCGAAGGACATCCAGTCGGCCATCGCCGGCGACCTGGAGAAGGCCGGCATCAAGCTGAACGTGACCTCGAAGCCGTGGAACGGCGGTTACCTGACCGACGTCGACCAGGGCATCCCGGACCTGTTCATGCTGGGCTGGACCGGTGACAACGGCACCCCGCAGAACTGGATCGGCACGTTCTTCGGCCGCACCGACAACCGCTTCAACACCAGTGCGTCGCCGTGGGGCCAGGCCCTCGCCGACGAGCTGGCCGCGGCCAACTCGGAGCCCGACGAGGCCAAGCGCAAGGGCATGTACGAGGACCTGAACAAGAAGATCATGGAGGAGTACCTCCCGGCCATCCCGGTGTCCCACTCGCCGCCGGCGCTGGTGCTGAAGTCGGACATCAAGGGCGTCGTGCCCAGTCCGCTGACCGACGAGAGGTTCGGCCCGGCCAGCAAGGGCTGA